A single genomic interval of Thermococcus sp. harbors:
- a CDS encoding ATP-binding protein, whose protein sequence is MREDLAKVLVEWQETWTPELVERDFDLSLIPDKPRKVVTFAGCRRVGKTYLMFQLINELSKKVPREEIFYVNFEDERLEKKIETLTELIPTIEELYGRKERLYLFLDEIQNIPNWDLWVRRIHDSRGDVRLFLSGSSSKLSSREIPTSLRGRALTFEVFPLSFREFLRFKGFEMPEKLDFSSKKPVLLNLLREYVLYGGFPEVVLTKDVRIKRLIVRDYFNTIIALDVVERYSIRNPEELRAFIRLLLNSEYVSLSKTARTMRSMGYSISKSTLANYLRYLGECYFAFPIEVYSSKVKLRMQHPRKMYFVDTSFLTFLSVKFSENIGRLMENTVFIELLRRGKEVNYALGDNWEVDFVLPDEGVLLQVSYDVGDEETLRREVNALRKASREFGFKNALLITWDSERRIERGKTTIEMVPLWKFLLGEFI, encoded by the coding sequence ATGAGGGAGGATTTAGCCAAGGTTCTGGTGGAGTGGCAGGAAACGTGGACGCCCGAGCTCGTCGAGAGGGACTTTGACCTTTCCCTGATTCCGGATAAACCGAGAAAGGTCGTAACCTTCGCAGGCTGCAGGAGGGTCGGCAAAACCTACCTCATGTTCCAGCTCATCAACGAACTCTCAAAGAAAGTCCCGAGGGAGGAGATATTCTACGTCAACTTCGAGGATGAGAGGCTTGAGAAAAAGATCGAAACCCTAACCGAGCTCATCCCGACGATAGAGGAGCTCTATGGAAGGAAGGAAAGGCTGTACCTCTTTCTGGACGAGATACAGAACATCCCAAACTGGGACCTCTGGGTGAGAAGAATTCACGATTCGAGGGGGGATGTAAGGCTCTTCCTGAGCGGCTCTTCCTCAAAGCTATCCAGCAGGGAGATACCGACATCACTCAGGGGCAGGGCGCTGACCTTTGAAGTTTTCCCCCTGAGCTTCCGTGAGTTTCTAAGGTTTAAGGGCTTTGAAATGCCTGAGAAACTGGACTTCAGCTCCAAAAAGCCAGTGCTCCTTAACCTGCTGAGGGAGTACGTCCTCTACGGAGGCTTTCCAGAGGTTGTTCTAACCAAAGACGTGAGGATCAAGAGGCTGATCGTCAGGGACTACTTCAACACGATAATAGCCCTCGATGTCGTGGAGAGGTATTCGATCAGAAACCCCGAAGAGCTCAGGGCGTTCATCAGGCTTCTCCTTAACTCCGAGTACGTGAGCCTGAGCAAAACCGCCAGAACGATGAGGAGCATGGGCTACTCAATATCCAAGTCAACGCTTGCCAACTACCTGAGGTACCTCGGGGAGTGCTACTTCGCCTTCCCCATTGAGGTTTATTCCTCCAAGGTAAAGCTCAGGATGCAGCATCCAAGAAAGATGTACTTCGTTGACACATCGTTCCTGACGTTTCTGAGCGTAAAGTTCAGCGAGAACATCGGGAGGCTGATGGAGAACACGGTTTTTATCGAACTCCTCAGGCGTGGAAAGGAGGTCAACTATGCCCTCGGAGATAACTGGGAGGTCGATTTCGTCCTGCCCGATGAAGGAGTCCTCCTACAAGTTAGCTACGATGTTGGCGATGAGGAGACGCTAAGGCGCGAGGTGAACGCGCTGAGGAAGGCATCGAGGGAGTTCGGCTTTAAAAATGCCCTGTTGATTACGTGGGATTCTGAGAGGAGGATAGAAAGGGGGAAAACCACGATAGAGATGGTGCCGCTGTGGAAGTTCCTGCTTGGGGAGTTTATTTAA